The Methanoplanus sp. FWC-SCC4 genome has a window encoding:
- a CDS encoding ABC transporter permease — protein sequence MIEDAYNPVLGIWNLIFSFVLIIIVIAISHKVRLEIEKEILIAVSRAVVQLMAVVIVIAAIFETGSLALVFAALFGMLLFAAKNSADRADKIKDPMHITLPAIGAGAGSIILILIIMGVIPLKPEYLIPIGSMAIGGTMIVCSLVLNRYTAELSSHKAQIEAALCLGAENGEALMPHVRQSVRASLIPTIDRLKTLGIVILPGAMAGLIIGGVNPIWAAEYQLVIMFMIFSSETLASVIAVKLLEKRFDVNKI from the coding sequence ATGATTGAGGATGCATACAACCCTGTTTTGGGGATATGGAATCTAATATTCTCTTTCGTCCTGATTATTATTGTAATCGCAATATCACATAAAGTCAGGCTTGAGATCGAAAAAGAGATACTGATTGCAGTTTCAAGGGCGGTTGTGCAGCTGATGGCGGTTGTAATTGTTATTGCCGCAATATTTGAAACAGGCAGCCTGGCACTTGTCTTTGCAGCCCTTTTTGGCATGCTGCTTTTTGCCGCCAAAAACTCGGCAGACAGGGCGGATAAAATAAAAGATCCGATGCATATCACCCTGCCGGCCATAGGTGCCGGTGCCGGATCAATTATCCTGATACTGATTATAATGGGTGTAATCCCTCTCAAACCCGAGTATCTTATACCAATAGGAAGCATGGCGATAGGCGGAACAATGATAGTCTGCTCACTTGTCCTCAACCGGTACACAGCAGAGCTCTCATCCCATAAGGCACAGATAGAAGCCGCATTATGCCTTGGTGCAGAAAATGGCGAGGCTCTTATGCCACACGTCCGTCAGAGTGTCAGGGCATCTTTGATTCCTACAATAGACAGGCTGAAAACTCTCGGAATAGTGATTCTTCCAGGAGCCATGGCCGGCCTAATAATAGGAGGAGTAAATCCAATCTGGGCAGCTGAATATCAGCTTGTAATTATGTTTATGATATTCTCATCAGAGACCCTTGCATCGGTAATTGCAGTAAAACTGCTTGAAAAGAGATTTGATGTAAATAAAATCTGA
- a CDS encoding ABC transporter ATP-binding protein produces MEEQYSPEISDIYELKAESLSVAFEGKKILSNVSFDVKKGDCIALTGPSGSGKSTILRCLNRLNSNYSGKIKLRGKDISLCDPATVRRYITLTGQIPAMFPGTVLFNLQYPFSFKANANIKKPDFNSLLKSVGLPSEFLFMDAEKLSVGEQQRVAIARALALSPKILLLDEPTASLDEISKYVLEDLIIKLNTQTGITIIFVTHDNSQAERVAKRIFRIEDRRLREIL; encoded by the coding sequence ATGGAAGAACAATATTCTCCTGAAATTTCAGACATATACGAGTTAAAGGCGGAAAGTCTTTCAGTTGCGTTCGAAGGAAAAAAAATACTCTCAAATGTTTCCTTTGATGTAAAGAAAGGGGACTGCATTGCCCTTACAGGTCCTTCAGGCTCGGGTAAAAGCACAATTTTGAGATGCCTTAACAGACTCAATTCAAATTACTCAGGCAAGATCAAGCTACGCGGAAAAGATATCTCACTCTGTGATCCTGCAACCGTCAGGAGATATATAACACTCACAGGACAGATACCGGCAATGTTCCCGGGCACAGTCCTTTTTAACCTTCAGTACCCGTTTAGCTTTAAAGCCAACGCAAATATCAAAAAACCTGATTTTAACAGTCTTTTAAAAAGCGTGGGCCTCCCGTCCGAATTTCTTTTCATGGATGCGGAGAAGCTTTCAGTCGGAGAACAGCAGAGAGTTGCAATTGCAAGGGCACTTGCCCTCTCACCAAAAATACTTCTTCTTGACGAGCCGACCGCCTCACTTGACGAGATCTCAAAATATGTCCTGGAAGACCTTATCATAAAACTGAATACTCAAACCGGAATTACAATCATCTTTGTAACTCATGACAACAGTCAGGCAGAAAGGGTGGCAAAAAGAATTTTCAGAATTGAAGACAGGCGTCTTCGGGAAATTTTATGA
- a CDS encoding radical SAM protein → MSDNKREASYIELHRNGTLKEREWKAKLCLENCRLCPRKCGVDRTSGEAMYCKGGELPKIAAFGSHFGEEEVISGTRGSGTIFFTGCTLSCLFCQNYEISHLGEGREYQETDLSSMMLDLQKAGCHNINLVSPTHFVPQIIGALNKAAEKGFNLPLVYNAGGYENVETIRLLDGIVDIYMPDIKFGDDKTSRFLSDAQNYTHHMKAALKEMYRQTGDLELDENGIAKRGLLIRHLVLPENLSGTNEVFRFISEEISKDTYVSIMSQYTPAGNTDFLKSTGLFRKITDNEYREAKKTAHSYGLHRGFS, encoded by the coding sequence TTGTCAGATAATAAACGGGAAGCTTCATACATTGAACTTCACAGAAACGGAACTCTTAAAGAGAGGGAATGGAAGGCAAAACTCTGCCTTGAAAACTGTCGTCTCTGTCCCAGAAAATGCGGCGTTGACAGAACTTCAGGTGAAGCGATGTACTGCAAAGGAGGGGAACTTCCAAAGATAGCAGCTTTTGGTTCTCATTTTGGAGAGGAAGAGGTGATATCAGGAACAAGAGGCTCGGGAACTATTTTTTTCACCGGCTGTACCCTTAGCTGTCTTTTCTGCCAGAATTATGAGATAAGCCACCTTGGAGAAGGCAGGGAATACCAGGAAACAGACCTCTCCTCAATGATGCTTGATCTTCAGAAGGCAGGCTGTCACAACATAAATCTTGTATCCCCTACCCATTTTGTTCCCCAGATTATCGGGGCTCTGAACAAAGCCGCAGAAAAAGGCTTTAATTTACCTCTCGTCTACAATGCAGGGGGATATGAGAATGTTGAGACAATCAGGCTTCTTGACGGCATAGTTGATATATACATGCCGGATATAAAATTCGGAGATGACAAAACTTCCAGATTCTTATCGGATGCGCAAAATTATACGCATCATATGAAGGCCGCGTTAAAGGAAATGTACAGGCAGACAGGTGATCTTGAACTGGATGAAAACGGGATTGCAAAGAGAGGACTATTAATCCGGCATCTTGTCCTTCCAGAAAATCTATCCGGAACAAACGAAGTATTCCGGTTCATTTCAGAGGAGATCTCAAAAGATACATACGTAAGCATAATGAGTCAGTACACTCCGGCAGGGAACACGGATTTCCTAAAATCCACAGGCCTTTTTAGGAAAATAACCGATAATGAATACAGAGAGGCAAAAAAAACAGCACATTCTTACGGTCTTCACAGGGGATTTTCATAA
- a CDS encoding aldo/keto reductase, whose protein sequence is MLYRKIPKTGDELSILGYGCMRLPEKNKKIDWERAKKQIRSAIDNGVNYIDTAWPYHMGESESFLGEVLKDGYRDKVRLATKLPVWLVKNRDDADFFLNAQLIKLQTKTIDYYLLHNLDKNSWEKVKALGLTDFLDTAKRDGRIRYAGFSFHGDPDTFREIVDSYDWEFCQIQYNFLDIENQAGKQGLLYAAEKNLGVIIMEPLRGGALTRNVPAGIKEIWERADFGDTPAECALRWIWNHQEVTVVLSGMNEEEHIKENLNTASGSYPGILSNKDILLVEEVRKKYMELMKVPCTGCRYCMPCPSGVDIPSCFDIYNSYHLSGDRKSAQFMYLGRLAGVAGDKAGASLCTNCGKCLKNCPQHINIPKELKEVSAEFEGRLTALIVPFVKFYFEIKRRLKH, encoded by the coding sequence ATGCTTTATCGTAAAATCCCAAAAACCGGAGATGAACTCTCCATCCTAGGATACGGATGTATGCGGCTTCCGGAGAAAAACAAAAAGATCGACTGGGAAAGAGCGAAAAAACAGATCAGATCTGCAATTGACAACGGCGTAAATTACATAGACACTGCCTGGCCGTACCATATGGGTGAGAGTGAATCGTTTTTGGGAGAAGTCCTAAAAGACGGTTACCGTGACAAAGTCCGGCTTGCAACCAAACTTCCGGTATGGCTTGTAAAAAACAGGGATGATGCAGACTTTTTTTTAAACGCACAGCTCATAAAACTTCAGACCAAAACGATTGACTACTACCTCCTCCACAATCTTGACAAAAACAGCTGGGAAAAGGTAAAAGCACTTGGACTAACGGATTTTCTCGACACCGCAAAGAGAGACGGCAGAATCAGGTATGCAGGTTTCTCCTTTCATGGCGATCCCGACACATTCAGAGAGATTGTCGACTCTTACGACTGGGAGTTTTGCCAGATTCAGTATAATTTTCTGGATATCGAAAACCAGGCAGGAAAACAGGGCCTTTTGTACGCGGCAGAAAAAAACCTCGGCGTAATCATAATGGAGCCTCTCAGGGGAGGGGCTCTTACCAGGAATGTGCCTGCCGGCATAAAGGAGATCTGGGAGAGGGCGGATTTTGGCGACACTCCTGCTGAATGTGCTCTCAGATGGATATGGAATCACCAGGAGGTTACAGTCGTTTTATCAGGCATGAATGAGGAGGAGCACATAAAAGAAAACCTGAATACCGCGTCCGGTTCATACCCGGGAATACTCTCAAATAAAGATATTCTCCTCGTGGAAGAGGTGCGTAAAAAATACATGGAGCTTATGAAAGTCCCCTGCACCGGATGCCGCTACTGTATGCCGTGTCCATCCGGTGTGGATATTCCGTCATGCTTCGATATCTACAATTCATACCATCTCTCAGGCGACAGAAAATCCGCACAGTTCATGTACCTTGGACGGCTCGCAGGTGTTGCCGGGGACAAAGCTGGTGCTTCACTTTGCACAAATTGTGGAAAGTGCTTAAAAAACTGCCCCCAGCATATCAATATTCCAAAGGAGCTCAAAGAAGTCAGCGCAGAGTTTGAAGGCCGCCTGACAGCTTTAATCGTGCCTTTTGTAAAATTTTATTTTGAAATAAAAAGGCGTTTAAAACATTAA
- the codB gene encoding cytosine permease, producing the protein MSETENVEDYPLSEVPYDARHGFSSILSVLLGFTFFSATMWAGGTLGVSFKIWPDLVLIIVAGNILLSAYVAILSYIASKSGLNTVLMGRFCFGRLGSKWADLLLSATQVGWYAWGTATIAIVLSSLLGLDDSWQILLMIFFGFAFCQTAYIGYRGLEWLSKISVPLIVILLIFSMWVAISDAGGISGLFKIIPMEAMGVGQAITIVVGTFISGGTQATNWTRFARTEKEAVSASVIAFFIGNGLMLFGGAIGALVYQESDIVNILAIQGLLLFGIVMLFANIWTTQDNTIYNFSVAGCNLLNTNRRRAITLAGAGIGTVIAILGMYEWLIPYMEWLGLLIPPIGGIIMADFFFVRKGAYEKLSEKKDGLYPDFNYAGLMAYIAGCLAALPGFGIPPLNGIITSALVYILLNRLTKIFCKN; encoded by the coding sequence ATGAGCGAAACTGAAAATGTAGAGGATTATCCGCTCTCGGAAGTCCCTTATGATGCAAGACACGGCTTTTCGTCTATACTGAGTGTTCTTTTAGGTTTCACCTTTTTTTCTGCGACAATGTGGGCAGGGGGGACACTTGGTGTGTCCTTTAAAATATGGCCTGATCTGGTTTTGATAATTGTCGCAGGAAATATCCTGCTTTCGGCTTATGTTGCCATTCTTTCATATATTGCCTCAAAGAGCGGCCTTAACACTGTTTTGATGGGCAGATTCTGTTTTGGAAGGCTCGGGAGCAAGTGGGCCGATCTTCTTCTCTCAGCAACCCAGGTGGGCTGGTATGCATGGGGGACAGCAACGATTGCAATAGTTCTCTCATCACTACTGGGCCTTGATGATTCATGGCAGATTCTGCTGATGATTTTTTTTGGCTTTGCCTTCTGCCAGACCGCATATATAGGGTACAGGGGACTTGAGTGGCTTTCTAAAATCTCTGTTCCGCTGATTGTCATTCTGCTGATTTTTAGTATGTGGGTTGCAATATCAGATGCCGGAGGGATATCAGGTCTTTTTAAAATCATACCAATGGAGGCGATGGGAGTTGGACAGGCGATAACAATCGTTGTCGGGACTTTCATTTCCGGAGGTACACAGGCGACCAACTGGACGAGGTTTGCAAGAACAGAAAAAGAGGCTGTATCTGCATCCGTTATCGCATTTTTTATAGGAAATGGCCTGATGCTTTTCGGAGGTGCGATAGGCGCCCTTGTGTATCAGGAATCAGATATTGTTAATATTCTTGCAATTCAGGGGCTTTTATTATTTGGAATTGTAATGCTTTTTGCAAACATCTGGACAACACAGGACAACACAATATACAACTTCTCTGTTGCCGGATGCAATCTTCTTAACACAAACCGCAGGCGTGCGATTACACTTGCAGGTGCGGGGATAGGGACGGTTATTGCGATTCTCGGGATGTATGAATGGCTGATTCCCTATATGGAATGGCTTGGTCTCCTGATACCGCCAATCGGTGGAATAATTATGGCAGACTTCTTTTTTGTCAGAAAAGGGGCATATGAAAAGCTATCAGAGAAAAAAGATGGCCTATATCCTGATTTTAACTATGCAGGTCTCATGGCCTACATTGCAGGATGTCTTGCTGCCCTTCCCGGATTTGGGATACCCCCTTTAAATGGGATAATCACTTCAGCCCTGGTCTATATTCTCCTGAACAGATTAACGAAAATCTTTTGCAAAAACTAA
- a CDS encoding class I SAM-dependent methyltransferase: MKPIINHYEKERLREDKGKILPKHFDVLGDIAVISLPSDQLHNKYETGRAIAKSRRNIKTVLLKRTMLEGDFRTPGFEVIWGENKTVTTHKEFGFIYNIDLARVFFNPRLLSERRRVSSMVSPGEDVIVPFSGAGPFAVPAASFGASVVCLEKNPVACRYLRKNAVLNRVSGNIDVVNGDACDLARIFDFEFDRAIVPAAYGMENIVDTVLDVVKTGGKIHLYTFIPDNEKDEKICRFRGAGLETEFFKRCGNVCPGISRYVFDLLKL, translated from the coding sequence ATGAAACCAATAATAAATCATTACGAAAAAGAGAGATTAAGAGAAGATAAAGGCAAAATACTTCCAAAGCACTTTGATGTTCTTGGGGATATTGCAGTTATTTCCCTGCCGTCTGATCAGTTGCACAATAAATATGAAACAGGCAGGGCAATTGCAAAGAGCAGGCGGAATATAAAGACCGTTCTTTTAAAGAGGACAATGCTTGAGGGTGATTTCAGAACACCGGGTTTTGAGGTGATCTGGGGTGAAAACAAAACCGTTACGACACACAAAGAGTTTGGATTCATCTATAATATTGATCTTGCCCGGGTTTTTTTCAATCCCCGGCTTTTGTCTGAGAGGAGACGTGTTTCATCTATGGTTTCCCCGGGTGAAGATGTTATAGTCCCTTTTTCAGGTGCAGGCCCTTTTGCAGTTCCGGCGGCATCCTTTGGGGCATCTGTGGTTTGTCTCGAAAAGAATCCTGTTGCATGCCGCTATTTAAGAAAAAATGCAGTGCTTAACAGAGTCAGTGGAAATATCGATGTTGTGAACGGGGATGCATGCGATCTGGCCCGTATTTTTGATTTTGAATTTGACCGTGCGATAGTTCCGGCAGCGTACGGAATGGAAAATATTGTTGACACCGTTTTGGATGTTGTTAAAACCGGCGGAAAAATTCATTTATACACGTTTATACCTGACAATGAAAAAGATGAAAAAATTTGCAGATTCAGGGGAGCAGGGCTTGAAACGGAGTTTTTCAAAAGATGCGGAAATGTTTGTCCGGGCATTTCACGATATGTATTTGATCTCCTGAAATTATGA
- a CDS encoding DUF2202 domain-containing protein: protein MKEFKQIISLIILGIVIILVFSASGCLGNDKEGTSYSGAGPESQKGGGFGDETGKILQEISILPTGELTEEEESDILYIAKEEKLARDCYLDYYEKWGYKVFSNIAESEQTHMKNPFFLYFFTIC, encoded by the coding sequence ATGAAAGAATTTAAGCAGATTATAAGCCTGATAATTTTGGGAATTGTCATAATTCTTGTTTTTTCAGCTTCGGGTTGCTTAGGAAATGATAAGGAAGGCACAAGTTATAGCGGGGCAGGTCCGGAAAGTCAAAAGGGCGGCGGTTTTGGTGATGAAACCGGGAAAATTCTCCAGGAAATAAGTATTCTTCCGACAGGTGAACTAACCGAAGAGGAGGAAAGTGATATTCTCTATATTGCAAAAGAAGAAAAACTGGCCAGAGACTGCTATCTTGACTATTATGAAAAATGGGGCTATAAGGTTTTTTCAAACATTGCAGAATCCGAACAGACCCATATGAAAAATCCGTTTTTCCTCTATTTTTTCACCATCTGTTGA
- a CDS encoding LysE family transporter translates to MESLTGFFALSFIIGLTGAIAPGPTLIATIKSSLDTGWVAGPKISAGHMLIEAFFGLVIIYGFSIFLLEYTNIIGFAGGVALIVFGILNIKCGISPVLPGEEAVSVTNPYLAGIITSASNPYFWIWWLTVGSGFLLDGLKAGTIFAAAFITGHWMSDLCWFSAVSTCTSRGKNMMNTKIYGYIIILCGVFLVMFGLYYIISSYGI, encoded by the coding sequence ATGGAGTCATTAACGGGTTTTTTTGCATTGTCGTTTATAATCGGTCTTACCGGTGCAATTGCCCCCGGGCCCACACTGATTGCTACCATTAAGTCCTCTCTTGATACCGGATGGGTGGCAGGACCTAAAATCTCCGCAGGCCATATGCTAATAGAGGCATTTTTTGGATTAGTCATAATTTACGGATTTTCGATTTTCCTTTTGGAATATACAAATATAATCGGGTTTGCAGGCGGTGTGGCACTAATAGTCTTTGGAATATTAAACATAAAATGTGGGATTTCACCGGTTTTACCCGGAGAAGAGGCCGTTTCTGTTACAAATCCTTATCTGGCCGGCATTATAACTTCAGCCTCAAACCCTTACTTCTGGATATGGTGGCTTACGGTAGGCAGCGGTTTTCTCCTTGACGGATTAAAGGCAGGCACCATATTTGCGGCTGCATTTATAACAGGTCACTGGATGTCTGATCTATGCTGGTTTTCAGCTGTTTCAACATGTACGTCACGTGGGAAAAACATGATGAACACAAAAATATACGGATACATAATCATCTTATGCGGAGTTTTTCTGGTGATGTTCGGGTTATACTACATCATCTCATCATATGGAATATAG
- a CDS encoding PKD domain-containing protein, which yields MVPSVSSLQTGWNFTIVDNGNSGSLCSLAYNPVTKNPAILYTDSEGKHLYYRYYDEGWQEPLDTGILATGSISFDFDESGNGHCIGYSVNQTLSRGKIYYSLIKDGRVESTEMIDNNVGVLQSISIKAVQDQTPYISFSNISNKLSLYKREDENWFSFFSSSYGDSSGQFSSLSINPATKMPSIVYSYSLYGINKIKLIYAEFDGEKWSEKSVKNSEGYGFFCSLDLNSSGNPSISYTRSFDKSLYYAFRAGGVWTNQIVDGSRNIDIPGYTSLDFDSSDCPHISYYNTTSHDLMLASKNISDEGSLWKILPLYSEGDSGMCSSLKINPESDLPSVAFVSDNKLMFAEEGFVPKSSFDASPLSPVLGEETHFSISSETEETKYSWDFGDGSVSGEETPSHLYKNPGIYDVSMSAKSRFGESVTEKTGYIIVKPYANFHAGKTTGTGNLTVSFFDDSKGASAWNWSFGDGEWFNTTDEGLKNPVHSYEIPGFYDVTLIASNGSLKTEIIKNGYIVVSSITEKDLNIEAQSPLGDAGNRDTNVMSAKKLNAGDSVSFSLNKGSLSEFSFFTQSDLTEILITIKEEKNLPAGIPDPRVPVYRYETPEVFRADKDQVSSPEYEFKIPKSWMDENDLIPADILCLSYECKTNEWKSFQTVYTCFDGENCIFKAKTYDLTMIALGGKKTCSQNTDKSSDEKPVLEDNSVLEKPADKSGGGEMQSTRNPPGLMNTDLKKMPLPLFLNLAAIFVFLIFGFFSAKRNKKR from the coding sequence ATGGTTCCATCTGTTTCATCGCTTCAGACCGGATGGAATTTTACGATAGTTGATAATGGCAACTCGGGTTCATTATGCTCCCTTGCTTATAACCCAGTAACCAAAAATCCTGCAATTTTATATACCGATTCTGAAGGCAAACATCTTTATTACAGATATTATGATGAAGGCTGGCAGGAGCCTCTCGATACGGGAATTTTAGCGACCGGTTCGATCTCATTTGATTTTGATGAATCTGGAAATGGCCACTGTATCGGTTATTCAGTTAACCAAACTCTCTCCAGGGGCAAAATATACTATAGCCTGATAAAAGACGGCAGAGTCGAAAGCACTGAAATGATTGACAATAATGTGGGCGTTCTTCAAAGCATCTCAATAAAGGCAGTTCAGGATCAAACCCCTTACATATCTTTTTCAAATATTTCAAACAAGCTCTCCTTATATAAAAGAGAAGACGAAAACTGGTTCTCTTTCTTCTCCTCCAGCTATGGTGACAGCTCAGGTCAGTTTTCATCTCTATCGATAAACCCCGCAACAAAAATGCCCTCTATTGTATATTCGTATTCTTTATACGGAATTAATAAAATAAAGCTCATATATGCGGAATTTGATGGTGAAAAATGGAGTGAGAAATCTGTAAAAAATTCGGAAGGTTATGGATTTTTTTGTTCTCTTGACCTAAACAGCAGCGGTAATCCTTCTATTAGTTATACACGCAGTTTTGACAAATCACTTTACTATGCCTTTAGGGCCGGCGGGGTATGGACAAATCAGATTGTTGACGGAAGCAGAAATATTGATATTCCCGGTTATACCTCCCTTGACTTTGACAGTTCGGACTGCCCGCATATCTCATATTATAACACAACATCGCATGATCTGATGCTTGCCTCAAAAAACATATCAGATGAGGGTTCCCTCTGGAAAATCCTTCCTTTATATAGTGAGGGAGATTCCGGGATGTGCAGTTCGCTAAAAATCAATCCGGAATCCGATCTGCCTTCAGTTGCATTTGTATCCGACAACAAACTTATGTTTGCAGAAGAAGGATTTGTTCCAAAAAGCAGTTTTGACGCATCACCTTTGAGTCCGGTTTTGGGAGAAGAAACTCACTTTTCAATTTCATCAGAAACAGAAGAAACGAAATACTCATGGGACTTTGGAGACGGTTCCGTTTCAGGTGAAGAAACGCCTTCCCATCTCTACAAAAATCCAGGAATTTATGATGTTTCAATGTCTGCAAAAAGCAGGTTTGGAGAGTCAGTAACGGAGAAAACCGGATATATAATCGTTAAACCTTATGCAAATTTTCATGCCGGCAAAACGACCGGAACAGGAAATCTTACAGTATCTTTCTTTGATGACTCAAAAGGTGCATCAGCGTGGAACTGGAGTTTTGGTGACGGCGAGTGGTTTAATACAACAGACGAAGGACTAAAAAATCCTGTTCATTCATATGAAATCCCCGGGTTTTATGATGTAACTCTTATTGCATCGAACGGCAGTCTTAAGACTGAAATTATAAAAAACGGATATATTGTTGTTTCTTCTATAACAGAGAAGGACCTTAATATTGAGGCACAGTCTCCTTTAGGGGATGCCGGGAACAGAGATACAAATGTCATGTCCGCCAAAAAGCTCAATGCAGGAGATTCTGTAAGCTTCAGCCTGAATAAAGGTTCCTTATCTGAATTTTCTTTTTTTACGCAGTCTGATCTTACCGAGATCCTGATTACGATAAAGGAAGAAAAGAATCTCCCCGCCGGCATCCCGGATCCGAGAGTTCCGGTTTACAGGTATGAAACCCCGGAGGTTTTCAGGGCGGATAAGGATCAGGTCAGCAGTCCTGAATATGAATTTAAAATTCCAAAGAGTTGGATGGATGAAAATGATCTTATACCTGCCGATATCCTATGCCTCTCCTATGAGTGTAAAACGAATGAGTGGAAGAGCTTTCAAACGGTTTACACCTGCTTTGACGGTGAAAACTGCATATTCAAAGCAAAAACATACGATTTAACAATGATTGCACTGGGCGGGAAAAAGACCTGTTCACAAAATACTGACAAATCTTCTGATGAAAAGCCTGTTTTGGAAGATAATTCTGTTTTAGAGAAGCCTGCAGATAAGAGCGGCGGGGGAGAAATGCAGAGTACGAGAAATCCTCCCGGATTAATGAACACTGATCTAAAAAAGATGCCCCTTCCATTGTTTTTAAATCTGGCTGCGATATTTGTGTTTTTAATATTCGGATTTTTCAGTGCAAAAAGAAATAAAAAGCGGTGA
- a CDS encoding 2-amino-3,7-dideoxy-D-threo-hept-6-ulosonate synthase — MRGKDIRLERIMKRDTGTTVIVPMDHGVSSGPIPGLIDLERSVDLVAKGGANAVIGHMGLALHGHRKGGPDIGLILHLSASTDLGPDPNDKVMVNTVQNALKMGADGVSMHVNVGAESEARMLSDLGRTAIECIEWGMPLLAMMYPRGKKINDDNMIDSIKIAARVASELGADIVKTVYTGDPDTFREVTKGCHVPVVIAGGSKTDDLSTMKLIEGAMQGGAAGVSIGRNAFQHKSPDKFVKAAAMIVHEGRSAEEAVLILNKK, encoded by the coding sequence ATGAGAGGAAAAGACATCAGACTTGAAAGAATTATGAAAAGGGATACAGGAACAACCGTAATTGTTCCGATGGATCACGGGGTATCTTCAGGCCCGATACCGGGACTTATAGACCTTGAAAGAAGTGTGGATCTTGTGGCAAAAGGCGGTGCAAATGCTGTTATCGGGCATATGGGCCTTGCTCTGCACGGCCACAGAAAGGGCGGCCCTGATATCGGGCTGATACTTCACCTTTCTGCAAGCACAGACCTCGGGCCTGATCCCAATGACAAGGTTATGGTAAACACTGTCCAGAACGCTCTTAAGATGGGTGCCGACGGAGTATCCATGCATGTAAATGTCGGAGCAGAATCAGAGGCGAGAATGCTTTCAGACCTTGGGCGGACTGCTATTGAGTGCATTGAATGGGGGATGCCTCTTCTGGCAATGATGTACCCGAGGGGCAAAAAAATAAATGACGACAATATGATCGATTCGATAAAAATTGCCGCACGTGTAGCCTCTGAACTGGGTGCAGACATAGTAAAGACGGTATACACAGGAGACCCGGACACATTCAGGGAAGTTACAAAGGGCTGTCATGTCCCGGTTGTAATCGCCGGTGGATCAAAGACGGATGATTTATCGACCATGAAGCTTATAGAAGGGGCAATGCAGGGCGGTGCTGCCGGTGTTTCAATCGGAAGAAACGCTTTCCAGCACAAGAGTCCTGACAAATTCGTAAAGGCAGCGGCGATGATTGTTCATGAGGGGAGATCAGCTGAGGAAGCAGTTTTGATACTTAACAAAAAGTGA
- a CDS encoding 2-amino-3,7-dideoxy-D-threo-hept-6-ulosonate synthase, with protein sequence MIGKAIRLERIMNRNTERTVIIPMDHGFTLGQIEGLGDMAKVISEVSDGGANAIVLHKGMVKAGHRKHGRDIGLIVHLSASTALNPDPDDKVIVCTVEEAIALGADAVSIHINLGASHESKMIEEAGRISKKCAKWGMPLLIMIYPRGKGIDPTSPVAIGHCVRVAEELGADLIKTSYTGDPESFRRITSSCSVPVLVAGGEKAGDLETLKTVSEAISAGCAGVALGRNSFQREKPSEFIRALCAVVHEEKTPEEALNS encoded by the coding sequence ATGATTGGAAAAGCAATACGTCTTGAAAGAATAATGAACCGCAACACTGAAAGAACAGTCATAATCCCGATGGATCACGGATTCACACTCGGCCAGATTGAGGGTCTCGGAGATATGGCAAAGGTAATCTCCGAGGTATCGGACGGAGGGGCAAATGCCATTGTTCTTCACAAGGGAATGGTCAAGGCAGGTCACAGAAAGCACGGCCGTGACATCGGATTAATAGTACACCTCTCAGCCAGTACCGCCCTGAATCCCGATCCCGATGACAAGGTAATAGTATGCACAGTAGAAGAGGCGATAGCCCTTGGTGCAGATGCGGTCTCGATTCACATCAATCTCGGTGCATCACACGAATCAAAGATGATAGAAGAAGCCGGCAGAATCTCCAAGAAATGTGCAAAATGGGGAATGCCCCTTTTAATCATGATCTACCCGCGTGGAAAGGGAATTGACCCGACATCCCCTGTTGCAATCGGGCACTGTGTGAGGGTAGCAGAGGAGCTTGGTGCCGACCTTATAAAGACAAGCTACACAGGTGATCCCGAGTCATTCAGGAGAATTACGTCATCATGCTCTGTTCCCGTACTGGTTGCGGGCGGGGAGAAGGCAGGCGATCTTGAGACATTAAAGACTGTATCGGAAGCAATATCTGCCGGATGTGCGGGTGTGGCTCTTGGCAGAAATTCATTCCAGCGTGAAAAACCATCTGAATTCATAAGGGCACTCTGTGCCGTTGTACATGAGGAAAAAACTCCTGAAGAGGCGCTTAATTCCTGA